A region from the Benincasa hispida cultivar B227 chromosome 12, ASM972705v1, whole genome shotgun sequence genome encodes:
- the LOC120092427 gene encoding uncharacterized protein LOC120092427 codes for MGNWRERPRRNFRYQKPQWSAIRNYDHDPPLEYWRDGIPLWEKKFCKEIGCVPWGKIVDSKNFIYCHTNVVNWDDSACEEAFDNAKRRYWVEINGHQSDICLPDPDKYIEEIDWSPDMDSKMIEELDWAYHTPNMKQRDDWLECKNKRTRNSSSVWTEGHIEDSGDVGNPWEHDKQFTENRGQGCSQWNLSDFGKVNNDGNPWDSSIDQRNRGMVDSAWKVKANQVATSWKNKGSASDARGVVDNASRDKVHQGGNASWKTKGFASDARNNSWSRHQQGASNFDHYNRPGNNSYNHNVRHLTDRTRPNIHGNNQDWKYQYRYGKRPKDAEFDSFGR; via the coding sequence AGTATTGGCGAGATGGTATTCCTTTATGGGAAAAGAAATTTTGCAAAGAGATTGGTTGTGTGCCATGGGGTAAAATAGTTGATTCCAAGAACTTTATTTATTGTCATACCAATGTAGTCAATTGGGATGATTCCGCTTGTGAAGAGGCATTCGACAATGCCAAAAGACGTTACTGGGTGGAGATTAATGGTCATCAGAGTGACATCTGTTTGCCTGATCCAGACAAATATATTGAAGAAATTGATTGGAGTCCTGACATGGATTCTAAAATGATTGAGGAACTGGATTGGGCATATCACACTCCGAATATGAAACAACGTGATGATTGGTTGGAATGCAAAAATAAAAGGACAAGGAATTCCAGTTCTGTTTGGACAGAAGGCCACATTGAAGATTCAGGTGATGTGGGTAATCCCTGGGAACATGATAAACAATTCACTGAAAATAGAGGACAAGGATGCAGCCAGTGGAATTTAAGCGATTTTGGGAAGGTGAACAATGATGGCAATCCTTGGGACAGTAGCATTGACCAGAGGAACAGGGGTATGGTGGACAGTGCCTGGAAGGTTAAAGCGAATCAAGTTGCCACCTCCTGGAAGAATAAAGGATCTGCTAGTGATGCAAGGGGTGTGGTAGACAATGCCTCGAGAGATAAAGTGCATCAAGGTGGCAATGCCTCCTGGAAGACTAAAGGGTTTGCTAGTGATGCAAGAAATAACTCATGGAGCAGGCACCAGCAGGGTGCTAGTAATTTTGATCATTATAATAGGCCTGGGAATAACAGTTACAATCATAATGTCAGACATTTAACTGATAGAACACGGCCGAATATTCATGGAAACAACCAAGATTGGAAATATCAGTATAGGTATGGCAAGAGGCCAAAAGATGCAGAATTTGATAGCTTTGGGAGGTAG